The Corynebacterium tuberculostearicum genome window below encodes:
- the hisI gene encoding phosphoribosyl-AMP cyclohydrolase: protein MSTPGNYELNGGIAKQLKRNEQGLVPAIAQAESGEVLMMAWMDDHALAHTLATRKATYFSRSRNEYWVKGETSGNTQEVLGVRLDCDGDTILLTVRQRGGACHTGDRTCFDATDLLGGQP, encoded by the coding sequence ATGAGTACCCCGGGCAACTATGAACTTAACGGGGGCATCGCCAAGCAGCTCAAGCGCAATGAGCAAGGCTTAGTGCCGGCCATAGCCCAGGCTGAATCTGGTGAGGTGCTGATGATGGCCTGGATGGATGACCACGCTTTGGCCCATACCCTCGCCACCCGCAAGGCAACGTATTTTTCGCGCTCGCGCAATGAGTATTGGGTCAAGGGAGAGACTTCTGGAAATACCCAAGAGGTGCTGGGCGTTCGCCTTGACTGCGATGGAGATACTATTCTGCTGACCGTGCGGCAGCGCGGCGGCGCCTGCCATACCGGCGACCGCACGTGCTTTGACGCCACCGATCTCCTAGGAGGGCAACCGTGA
- the hisF gene encoding imidazole glycerol phosphate synthase subunit HisF: protein MAVAVRVIPCLDVDQGRVVKGINFGNLRDAGDPVELAARYDALGADELTFLDVSASKQGRSTMLEVVRRTADQVFIPLTVGGGVRSVDDVRELLRAGADKVSVNTAAIKNPELLREMAEIFGTQCIVLSVDARRRREEYAPSGFEVTTHGGTESAGIDAIEWARRGEELGVGEILLNSMDGDGTKEGFDLELLRAVRAAVIIPVIASGGAGKAADFPPAVAAGADAVLAASIFHFGEVEISDVKDALDAAGYEVRR from the coding sequence ATGGCTGTAGCCGTACGCGTGATCCCCTGCCTAGACGTGGACCAAGGTCGCGTGGTCAAGGGCATCAACTTTGGCAACCTGCGCGATGCCGGCGACCCAGTGGAGTTGGCCGCGCGTTATGACGCCCTAGGAGCCGATGAACTTACCTTCTTGGATGTCTCTGCTTCTAAACAAGGCCGCTCCACCATGCTCGAGGTAGTGCGCCGCACCGCAGACCAGGTATTCATCCCCTTGACGGTGGGTGGCGGAGTTCGCAGCGTTGATGACGTCAGGGAATTATTGCGCGCTGGGGCAGATAAGGTTTCTGTAAACACCGCGGCCATTAAGAATCCGGAACTGCTGCGTGAAATGGCTGAGATTTTCGGGACCCAATGCATCGTGCTGTCTGTTGATGCTCGCCGGCGCCGCGAAGAGTATGCGCCATCCGGCTTTGAGGTGACCACGCACGGCGGTACGGAATCGGCCGGGATCGACGCCATCGAATGGGCACGCCGCGGCGAAGAACTCGGCGTAGGGGAGATCCTCCTCAACTCAATGGATGGCGATGGCACAAAGGAAGGATTTGACCTTGAATTGCTGCGCGCCGTGCGCGCAGCGGTGATCATTCCCGTTATCGCCTCTGGCGGCGCGGGAAAAGCCGCGGATTTCCCACCAGCCGTTGCAGCCGGCGCCGATGCCGTCTTGGCAGCAAGTATTTTTCACTTCGGTGAGGTAGAAATCAGCGACGTGAAAGACGCCTTGGACGCTGCGGGCTACGAGGTGCGCCGATGA
- a CDS encoding inositol monophosphatase family protein, translated as MMEPRELVAFAEAAVDQVEPIFRSGLGAAPARFKGQGDFATEVDLVIEQQLRDILTQMTGIPVYGEESGGSVLDTVWVVDPIDGTANYSAGNPMAGILVALIHEGAPVAAVSDFPLLGRRLVTCDGSPLRSVGGPATGFGGGDEAMGFDEARGHVGCSSHLPTEIFHELRETGLRPRMTGSVGLDNAFVAQGVFDGAINFSPHPWDNAAGALQIQAAGGVVTDPDGNPWTAQSRGMVAGTPQVHATIVDILSRHTGTFHR; from the coding sequence ATGATGGAACCCCGCGAGTTGGTGGCCTTCGCGGAGGCGGCCGTAGACCAAGTAGAACCCATTTTTCGCTCCGGCCTCGGAGCTGCGCCCGCCCGTTTTAAGGGGCAAGGAGATTTTGCCACCGAGGTAGATCTCGTCATCGAGCAACAGCTGCGCGATATCTTGACCCAGATGACCGGCATCCCGGTCTATGGAGAAGAATCGGGCGGCAGCGTGCTCGATACCGTGTGGGTGGTAGATCCGATCGATGGCACCGCAAACTACTCCGCCGGAAACCCTATGGCCGGCATTCTAGTGGCGCTCATTCATGAGGGCGCCCCTGTTGCTGCGGTATCTGACTTCCCGCTCCTGGGGCGCCGTCTGGTCACCTGCGATGGCTCCCCACTGCGCTCAGTAGGTGGGCCTGCCACTGGCTTCGGAGGAGGGGACGAAGCAATGGGATTTGATGAAGCACGCGGCCACGTGGGCTGCTCTTCCCACCTGCCTACCGAAATCTTCCATGAGCTGCGCGAGACCGGACTGCGACCGCGAATGACCGGTTCTGTGGGGCTTGATAATGCCTTCGTCGCGCAGGGTGTGTTCGATGGTGCGATTAACTTCTCTCCGCACCCCTGGGATAACGCCGCGGGTGCACTGCAGATCCAGGCAGCCGGTGGAGTTGTTACCGATCCGGACGGAAACCCGTGGACTGCGCAGTCACGCGGCATGGTGGCAGGTACCCCGCAGGTCCATGCCACCATCGTGGATATCCTGTCTCGTCATACCGGTACTTTTCACCGCTAA
- the priA gene encoding bifunctional 1-(5-phosphoribosyl)-5-((5-phosphoribosylamino)methylideneamino)imidazole-4-carboxamide isomerase/phosphoribosylanthranilate isomerase PriA, with the protein MTFTLLPAVDVSQGQAVRLDKGEAGTETSYGSPRDAAQKWQSQGAHWLHFVDLDAAFGRGSNHEEMATITRELGVNVELSGGIGDDAAVERALATGAQRISIGTAALEQPEWIEDILARFGDKVAVDLAVREEGGEWRTAGNGWVSDGGDLWEVLERLDAAGCQRFVVTDVSKDGTLTGPNTELLREVAMATEAKITASGGISSVEDLRELALYVNEGIDSAIIGKALYEGNFTLDEALAAVAEVEPLPAEETIDPFDPEDN; encoded by the coding sequence ATGACTTTTACGCTCTTGCCAGCAGTCGATGTATCTCAAGGCCAAGCCGTGCGCCTAGATAAAGGCGAAGCAGGCACCGAAACCTCGTACGGCTCCCCGCGCGATGCCGCGCAAAAGTGGCAGTCCCAAGGCGCGCACTGGCTGCACTTTGTGGATTTGGATGCGGCCTTTGGTCGAGGCTCCAACCACGAAGAAATGGCGACGATTACTCGTGAGCTGGGCGTAAATGTGGAGCTTAGTGGCGGCATAGGGGATGATGCCGCGGTGGAGCGCGCGCTGGCTACCGGCGCGCAGCGCATTAGTATCGGCACGGCTGCTCTAGAGCAGCCGGAATGGATCGAGGACATCCTCGCGCGCTTTGGCGATAAGGTCGCCGTGGATCTCGCCGTGCGCGAGGAAGGCGGCGAATGGCGTACTGCCGGCAATGGCTGGGTCTCTGATGGCGGCGACCTGTGGGAAGTACTCGAGCGCTTGGACGCTGCCGGATGCCAGCGCTTTGTGGTGACCGACGTGTCTAAAGACGGCACGCTCACCGGACCCAATACTGAGCTCCTGCGCGAGGTAGCGATGGCGACGGAGGCAAAGATCACCGCCTCCGGTGGCATTTCTAGCGTGGAAGACCTGCGAGAGCTCGCGCTTTATGTAAATGAGGGCATCGATTCCGCCATTATTGGCAAGGCCCTGTACGAAGGGAATTTCACCCTCGACGAAGCACTCGCTGCGGTGGCCGAGGTAGAGCCGCTGCCGGCGGAAGAAACCATTGACCCTTTCGATCCTGAGGACAACTAA
- the hisH gene encoding imidazole glycerol phosphate synthase subunit HisH — MAKTVALLDYGAGNVRSAQRALERVGADVTVTADPKEAVEADGLLVPGVGAFAACMRGLRAVQGPRVIGQRLAGERPVLGICVGMQVLFDAGVEHNINSTGCGEWPGTVEKLQSAVLPHMGWNTVEVPVGSDMFAGVAEDERFYFVHSYGVRRWELETEITRPPQVSWAEHAGDRFVAAVENGALWATQFHPEKSGDAGAQLLENWMRTL; from the coding sequence ATGGCAAAGACGGTCGCATTATTGGATTATGGCGCGGGCAATGTGCGCTCAGCCCAGCGCGCGCTGGAGCGGGTAGGCGCGGACGTTACCGTCACCGCAGACCCCAAGGAAGCGGTGGAAGCGGACGGCCTGCTTGTTCCCGGCGTGGGTGCCTTTGCTGCCTGCATGCGCGGGCTGCGCGCGGTCCAGGGGCCTCGGGTCATCGGCCAGCGCTTGGCAGGAGAGCGGCCGGTGTTGGGCATTTGCGTAGGCATGCAGGTGCTTTTCGACGCCGGAGTGGAACACAACATCAACTCCACCGGTTGCGGCGAGTGGCCCGGCACCGTGGAAAAGTTGCAGTCTGCGGTGCTGCCGCACATGGGGTGGAATACCGTAGAGGTACCCGTCGGCAGCGATATGTTTGCCGGGGTGGCCGAAGACGAGCGGTTTTATTTCGTGCATTCCTACGGTGTTCGCCGGTGGGAATTGGAAACGGAAATTACCCGTCCGCCGCAGGTGAGCTGGGCCGAGCACGCGGGCGATAGGTTCGTCGCGGCCGTAGAAAACGGCGCCCTGTGGGCGACCCAATTCCACCCTGAAAAATCCGGGGACGCCGGTGCACAGCTTTTGGAAAACTGGATGCGCACGCTCTAG
- a CDS encoding MFS transporter, with protein MSNTQETNIWKVPGYTATMLAIAAAFGAWSILLPVVPLAVIDSGGSATLAGSSTGIFMAFTVLTQIISPWLLRRWGYRRVMALSAFTLGVPAFGHLLGTDAWVVLLFSALRGVGFGALTVSESALIAELAPVRLLGKATGMIGVFTGLGQMVFLPLGLIMAEKLGYASTYITAGIIGFVGFGLCLRIPKIKVTLASDTEEEPNLIRVPTWKLVLVPALALTTFSMSYGAVSSFLPPAVQELDAERGASLAGIMLSIVGGAAMIFRYFAGMVADRVGTPGRLYIPSQIMAIVGVLAIAVPLYLDGSVWWLVLGAFLFGGAFGIAQNEALLSMFDRLPRERVSEASAIWNIFYDGGTGLGSTLLGALVAGYGYAGAFGAGVVILVAGVVMTLADFILGRTRVSETNDIRTRLRRMRKV; from the coding sequence ATGAGCAATACCCAAGAAACTAATATCTGGAAGGTTCCGGGCTATACCGCGACCATGTTGGCCATCGCCGCGGCCTTCGGTGCGTGGTCCATCCTCCTTCCAGTGGTGCCGCTAGCGGTCATTGACTCCGGCGGCTCAGCTACCTTGGCGGGCTCATCCACGGGCATCTTCATGGCCTTTACCGTGCTGACCCAGATCATCTCTCCGTGGCTCCTGCGCCGGTGGGGCTACCGCCGCGTGATGGCGCTGTCCGCTTTTACCCTGGGTGTACCTGCCTTTGGCCACCTCTTGGGTACTGATGCTTGGGTTGTCCTGCTCTTTTCCGCTCTGCGCGGCGTGGGCTTTGGCGCGCTGACCGTTTCTGAGTCCGCGCTTATTGCGGAACTGGCGCCCGTACGCTTGCTGGGCAAGGCTACCGGCATGATTGGTGTCTTTACCGGCCTGGGCCAAATGGTCTTTTTGCCCCTGGGATTGATCATGGCGGAAAAGCTGGGTTATGCCTCGACGTATATCACCGCCGGCATCATTGGCTTTGTGGGCTTTGGCCTGTGCCTGCGCATTCCCAAGATTAAGGTCACGCTCGCCTCCGATACTGAAGAGGAGCCGAACCTTATCCGCGTTCCTACGTGGAAGCTAGTGCTCGTTCCTGCGCTGGCGCTAACGACATTTTCAATGAGCTATGGCGCCGTGTCATCCTTCCTGCCGCCCGCGGTACAAGAACTTGATGCCGAGCGCGGCGCCAGCTTGGCCGGTATCATGCTGTCCATCGTGGGCGGCGCCGCCATGATTTTCCGCTACTTTGCCGGCATGGTGGCAGACCGCGTAGGCACCCCAGGCCGTCTGTATATCCCCAGTCAGATCATGGCCATCGTGGGCGTGCTCGCCATCGCCGTCCCGCTGTACCTCGACGGTTCCGTGTGGTGGCTCGTGCTGGGTGCCTTCCTCTTCGGTGGTGCCTTCGGTATTGCGCAAAATGAGGCCCTGCTGTCGATGTTTGACCGCCTGCCGCGCGAGCGCGTCTCGGAGGCTTCGGCCATCTGGAATATTTTCTATGATGGCGGCACTGGCTTGGGCTCGACCCTCTTGGGCGCCTTGGTCGCCGGCTACGGCTATGCAGGGGCTTTTGGCGCCGGCGTGGTCATCCTCGTCGCCGGCGTTGTGATGACGCTGGCAGATTTTATCCTTGGGCGCACCCGCGTGAGCGAAACCAACGATATCCGGACGCGACTGCGTCGCATGCGTAAGGTATAG
- the hisB gene encoding imidazoleglycerol-phosphate dehydratase HisB, producing the protein MSNRVGRAQRATSESQISVVIDLDGTGRSDIATGLPFFDHMLTAFATHGSFDLTVQAEGDVEVDAHHTVEDTAIVLGTALREAVGDKAGIRRFGSQLLPMDEALVEAVADFSGRAYFVMNGEPEHLQWQTIGGHYATVINRHFFETLATHAAVTLHLNVRYGRDPHHITEAEFKAVARALRGAVEFDPRQTGIPSTKGAL; encoded by the coding sequence ATGAGCAACCGCGTAGGGCGCGCCCAGCGGGCGACGTCGGAATCGCAGATTTCTGTGGTCATCGACCTCGATGGCACGGGGCGTAGCGATATTGCTACTGGCCTGCCTTTCTTTGACCACATGCTCACGGCCTTTGCTACTCATGGCAGCTTTGATCTCACCGTGCAGGCTGAGGGCGATGTGGAGGTAGATGCCCACCACACTGTGGAAGATACCGCCATCGTGCTCGGCACCGCGCTGCGTGAGGCGGTGGGGGATAAGGCCGGCATTCGCCGCTTTGGCTCCCAGCTTTTGCCCATGGATGAGGCCTTGGTGGAAGCGGTTGCAGATTTTTCTGGTCGCGCCTATTTCGTCATGAACGGCGAACCAGAGCACCTGCAGTGGCAGACCATCGGTGGGCATTACGCCACCGTGATCAACCGCCACTTCTTTGAAACGCTCGCCACCCACGCTGCGGTAACGCTCCACCTCAACGTGCGCTATGGGCGCGATCCGCACCACATTACGGAAGCGGAGTTTAAGGCCGTCGCGCGTGCGCTGCGCGGTGCGGTGGAATTCGACCCCCGCCAGACTGGAATTCCATCGACGAAGGGAGCACTCTAG
- a CDS encoding histidinol-phosphate transaminase, whose protein sequence is MTHLNDLPLREELRGKSAYGAPQLHVAYQLNTNENPYPPSQALVDDLVAETRRLATTLNRYPERDAVELRQALADYVSGQTGVRVGSEQVWAANGSNEILQQLLQAFGGPGRSVLGFTPSYSMHPILADGTHTQFVECPRDENFRIDMDRALAAVAQHQPDIIFVTTPNNPTGGVTSVDDIAALADAAPGILIVDEAYGEFSSSPSAVTLLDKYPTKLVVSRTMSKAFDFAGGRLGYFVADPAFVEAVMLVRLPYHLSVLSQAAATVALRHSADTLATVEKIAVERERVAARLRELGYTVLPSESNFLFFGCFADQHRVWQQFLDKEVLIRDVGIAGYLRMTVGLPEENSAFLAVAEDLADTVVADSPAAGKRSEA, encoded by the coding sequence ATGACGCACCTTAATGATCTTCCCCTGCGCGAGGAGCTGCGCGGCAAGTCTGCCTATGGGGCGCCGCAACTCCACGTGGCCTACCAGCTCAATACCAACGAAAATCCCTATCCTCCCTCGCAGGCACTAGTGGATGACCTGGTGGCGGAGACCCGGCGCCTTGCCACCACACTCAATCGCTATCCGGAGCGCGATGCGGTGGAGCTGCGCCAGGCCCTGGCGGACTACGTTTCTGGACAAACCGGGGTGCGCGTGGGCTCTGAACAGGTATGGGCGGCCAATGGCTCGAATGAGATTCTGCAGCAGCTGTTGCAGGCATTCGGCGGTCCAGGCCGCAGCGTGCTCGGTTTCACCCCGTCTTATTCCATGCACCCTATCCTCGCGGACGGCACCCATACGCAGTTTGTGGAATGCCCGCGCGATGAGAATTTCCGCATTGATATGGACCGGGCGCTCGCAGCCGTGGCGCAGCACCAGCCGGATATCATCTTTGTGACTACGCCAAATAACCCCACCGGCGGGGTGACCAGCGTGGACGATATTGCCGCGCTTGCCGACGCCGCCCCGGGCATCCTCATCGTCGATGAAGCTTATGGCGAATTTTCTTCCTCGCCTTCTGCGGTGACGCTGCTGGATAAATACCCCACGAAGCTGGTGGTCTCGCGCACCATGTCTAAGGCCTTCGATTTTGCCGGCGGCCGCCTCGGGTATTTCGTGGCGGACCCGGCCTTTGTGGAGGCCGTAATGCTGGTGCGCTTGCCGTATCACCTGTCCGTGCTTTCCCAAGCTGCGGCGACGGTGGCGCTGCGCCATAGCGCGGATACGCTCGCCACCGTGGAAAAGATCGCCGTCGAACGCGAGCGGGTGGCCGCTCGCTTGCGCGAACTGGGCTATACCGTCCTGCCGAGCGAATCCAACTTCCTCTTCTTCGGGTGCTTTGCTGACCAACACCGCGTGTGGCAGCAGTTCTTGGATAAGGAAGTGCTCATCCGCGATGTTGGCATCGCAGGCTACCTGCGCATGACGGTGGGGCTGCCAGAAGAAAATTCGGCCTTTTTGGCTGTGGCAGAGGACCTTGCGGATACAGTAGTGGCTGATTCCCCGGCCGCAGGTAAAAGGAGCGAAGCATGA
- the hisD gene encoding histidinol dehydrogenase, producing MLRTIDLRGHELRPAQLRRVLPRGGTDVAAVVDKVAPLVHRVRHEGAAAALDYGEQFDGVRPAHLRVPQAELEKAASGLDPQVRQAIEASIERVRKVHAEQKPAAHTTELAPGATVTEVFRPIERVGLYVPGGKAVYPSSVIMNAVPAQAAGSESLVVASPPQKEFGGLPHPTVLAVCQMLGVDEVWAVGGGQAIALMAYGDDDAELAPVDMITGPGNIFVTAAKRLVRGVVGTDAEAGPTEIAIIADDTANPVYVAYDLISQAEHDPMAASVLITASPSLAQRVKTEVEARYGATAHAQRAAEALGGEQSGIVLIDSLDAAVAVANAYAAEHLEIHTAEPGAVAERIKHAGAIFVGDFAPVPLGDYAAGSNHVLPTSGTARFSAGLSTHTFLRPVNLIEYDRAALEEIAPHVIAFAEAEGLPAHSEAIRARFEEK from the coding sequence ATGCTCCGCACCATCGATTTGCGTGGCCACGAGCTGCGCCCCGCCCAGCTGCGGCGAGTTTTGCCGCGCGGTGGCACCGACGTCGCCGCCGTGGTGGACAAGGTGGCGCCGCTGGTTCATCGAGTACGTCACGAAGGCGCGGCGGCGGCCTTGGACTATGGCGAGCAATTCGATGGCGTGCGTCCAGCCCATCTGCGGGTGCCCCAAGCGGAGTTGGAGAAGGCCGCTTCCGGTCTAGACCCGCAGGTGCGCCAAGCGATTGAGGCCTCCATCGAGAGGGTTCGCAAGGTTCACGCCGAGCAAAAGCCGGCCGCGCACACCACCGAGCTGGCACCAGGTGCCACGGTGACCGAGGTCTTTCGCCCCATCGAGCGCGTTGGGCTATATGTGCCGGGAGGCAAGGCGGTCTATCCGTCCTCGGTGATTATGAACGCCGTGCCAGCACAGGCGGCCGGCTCGGAAAGCTTAGTGGTAGCCTCGCCGCCACAAAAGGAATTCGGCGGTCTGCCGCACCCCACGGTGCTGGCCGTGTGCCAGATGCTGGGCGTGGACGAGGTCTGGGCGGTAGGAGGCGGCCAAGCCATCGCGCTGATGGCCTACGGCGATGATGACGCCGAACTAGCCCCGGTGGACATGATTACCGGTCCTGGAAATATCTTCGTCACCGCAGCCAAGAGGTTGGTGCGCGGCGTGGTGGGCACTGATGCCGAGGCCGGGCCGACCGAAATCGCCATTATCGCTGATGACACCGCGAATCCGGTGTATGTGGCCTATGACCTCATCTCCCAGGCCGAGCATGATCCGATGGCCGCGAGTGTGCTCATTACGGCATCGCCAAGCCTGGCTCAGCGTGTGAAAACAGAGGTAGAGGCGCGCTACGGCGCCACCGCTCATGCGCAGCGGGCGGCCGAAGCTCTAGGCGGTGAGCAATCCGGAATTGTGTTGATCGATTCCCTGGACGCAGCGGTGGCGGTGGCCAATGCCTATGCCGCTGAGCACCTGGAAATCCACACCGCAGAGCCCGGCGCGGTGGCCGAGCGGATTAAGCACGCCGGTGCCATCTTTGTAGGGGACTTTGCTCCAGTGCCGCTCGGAGATTACGCGGCCGGCTCCAATCACGTATTGCCCACCTCCGGTACGGCGCGCTTTTCTGCCGGCCTCTCTACCCATACCTTTCTGCGGCCGGTCAACCTTATTGAGTATGACCGAGCTGCGTTGGAAGAGATTGCCCCGCACGTCATCGCCTTTGCGGAGGCCGAAGGGCTGCCCGCCCACAGCGAGGCTATCCGCGCCCGATTCGAGGAGAAGTAA
- a CDS encoding YbjN domain-containing protein, with the protein MSEIEPSLLLAHACTIARDNDVSCWTLPTGELLVPHAAGGSTFIFVDQLEEPVLHLHTSPRGGVDLSEISELAHLANEWNHDCLSPAVVVDYDQPDCVSVSGHSYLPADTSPSREQLAAFLLPALRNAEVLMDLLAQSHPGLVREASPELAPLADAPLEPFTLDSVAEILPLIGIQRFQSDGATAIYAWVNDVLFAFALDNGPSLILKGHWDPSLDEAEFTRLFLICNDWNRAHHGAVAFCHHTSEGLQVRMDAATITAAGLTRPQLFSAIGRGLKHILHGIDDIAHEVTGASPVEWP; encoded by the coding sequence ATGAGCGAGATTGAACCCTCTCTTCTGCTCGCGCATGCCTGCACCATCGCCCGCGATAATGATGTTTCCTGCTGGACCCTGCCCACTGGCGAGCTACTCGTGCCGCATGCGGCCGGTGGCTCCACTTTCATTTTTGTAGACCAGCTGGAAGAACCGGTGCTCCACCTGCACACCAGCCCCCGCGGCGGCGTCGATCTCAGCGAGATCTCTGAGCTCGCGCACTTGGCCAACGAGTGGAATCACGATTGCCTCTCCCCGGCCGTCGTGGTTGATTATGACCAGCCCGACTGCGTGAGCGTGTCTGGCCATAGTTATCTGCCGGCCGACACCTCCCCCAGCCGCGAACAGCTCGCGGCATTCCTCCTACCGGCGCTGCGCAACGCGGAGGTCCTCATGGATCTGCTCGCTCAGTCGCACCCCGGCCTCGTGCGCGAAGCCTCACCGGAGCTTGCCCCGCTTGCCGACGCCCCCTTAGAACCCTTCACCCTCGATAGCGTGGCCGAGATCCTGCCGCTTATCGGCATCCAACGCTTCCAAAGCGACGGCGCCACCGCCATCTACGCCTGGGTCAATGACGTCCTTTTCGCCTTCGCACTGGACAACGGGCCCAGCCTCATTCTCAAAGGGCATTGGGACCCCAGCCTGGACGAGGCGGAATTTACCCGGCTATTCCTCATTTGCAATGACTGGAATCGCGCCCACCACGGCGCCGTGGCATTTTGCCACCACACCTCCGAGGGCCTGCAGGTGCGGATGGATGCCGCCACCATTACCGCCGCGGGACTTACCCGGCCGCAACTATTTAGCGCCATCGGCCGCGGGCTCAAGCACATTCTGCACGGCATCGATGACATTGCGCACGAAGTAACCGGCGCCTCCCCCGTCGAATGGCCCTAG
- a CDS encoding TetR family transcriptional regulator, which translates to MHINRESIIDAALSLLDAYGLGDVTMRRVASSLGVAPGALYWHIANKQALIAALAEEIISPVSGESLEAISLNLRDLLLARRDGAEVVIAGLSLPQAPAWDHLLAAFTAAAAHSTPAADSAHRAAALSAIHLVLGATLMEQSQRQLAETTGESPAADYRADLIRGVRIINAGLAHGAGD; encoded by the coding sequence GTGCACATAAACCGCGAGAGTATTATCGACGCCGCTCTTTCCCTGCTTGATGCCTACGGGCTTGGCGACGTCACCATGCGTCGCGTTGCTTCCTCCCTCGGCGTCGCCCCCGGCGCGCTCTACTGGCATATTGCCAATAAACAGGCGCTCATTGCAGCCCTAGCGGAGGAGATTATCTCCCCCGTTTCTGGGGAGTCGCTCGAGGCTATCAGCCTCAATCTTCGTGATTTACTGCTCGCCCGCCGTGACGGCGCCGAGGTAGTCATTGCCGGCCTCTCCCTCCCACAGGCCCCTGCCTGGGATCACCTCTTGGCGGCCTTCACCGCTGCAGCCGCTCACAGCACGCCCGCCGCCGACAGCGCCCACCGCGCCGCCGCACTGTCTGCTATTCACCTCGTGCTCGGCGCCACCTTGATGGAACAGTCCCAACGCCAGCTTGCAGAAACCACCGGTGAGTCGCCGGCCGCAGATTATCGCGCAGACCTCATACGCGGCGTACGCATTATTAACGCCGGACTTGCGCACGGCGCTGGGGACTAA